The Homo sapiens chromosome 10, GRCh38.p14 Primary Assembly sequence ATTATCTAACAGATAACAAAAAGAGGAATTAAACACttgttttttagcttttaaaagaaaaaaggctctGGGTCCCACGAAACTTGGAATGGAAGAAAAACCAAGTAGTGCAACTCTCAAGAATTGATTCCAGtgtcctcttcctttttcctgttCTCACTTGTTTTGCTTGTTGGTTCTGTTAAGTCTCTGAACACAGGTCCATCATTCCAACTTACGTGCGGGGCACTGCCCTTCATTTGGCGAATAGGAACTGCAACTGTCACAGGCAAGGCATCCACCCAGATCGTAGGAAAATCAAACCAAATCCTACTGCAAGTCAAAATTCTCTGCTGGCTGAAATATTCTCCAGGGGCTTTTGCCCTGAGATTGAGAAGGCACCCACAGACAGCTCTGTGGGGTGACACACGAGGTCTTGGTGCAGCCTCAGCCTAGGACTCCTGGGCTTGGGCGACTTCTTGGCCTGTTCTCCTGAGATTGCCTTTCACCTTCACAAACTCGGGGGCATTTTCTTGCTCTTCTTGCAATTTCTGCTTCTCAAGTTCAAGCTAAATGacattcagaaaaggaaaaattatttacaaaccAAGCAGCCTTTCAAaatactcttctctcttttcaaagTCCCTGACAACTTTACTTCCCCACAGAATAAATTCTCTCCTGGTCCCCCACTTTTAAAGAAATGGATGGATAGAGTCTGGGTAATTGTGCACAGAAACAGAAGCCACTTGGCTGTCACTGCAAATAGGACCACGAGATGACAAGAATTGAAAAGACAGGGCTAAGGAAACAAATCCTGGAGTCAACGCGCAGTTGCTCTGGAGTCTTCATGAAAGTGAATTTCATTAAATTACTCCAGCACCCTGTGTGAATTCAGTGCCATGTCCCTGTTTTGCTTTTGCCTCTGGGATCTCTTTTAGGTCCTCAGTAGGATTCTTGTCCCTGCCTTGAACATATTTGACCCCATTTGCTGACATTTGTCTCCAATATTTCTTTCATGGTATAAATGTATACACTGGCACGTCTGGTAAATCCTGCCCGCTCCAACACTCCAACATTcttcaagacaaaaacaaaaaaagacagcttCCAGCCAATCCCCCTTACCTGCTCCAACTTCTGCTGCCGTTTTAATAGCTCTATTTCCAAGTCAGATTTCTTCTTCTGTgcttcttcttccttctgctttattACTTGGTctcgttttcttttttccatcacCTTCTGCAATTCTGGTT is a genomic window containing:
- the FAM107B gene encoding protein FAM107B isoform X1, which gives rise to MAEPDYIEDDNPELIRPQKLINPVKTSRNHQDLHRELLMNQKRGLAPQNKPELQKVMEKRKRDQVIKQKEEEAQKKKSDLEIELLKRQQKLEQLELEKQKLQEEQENAPEFVKVKGNLRRTGQEVAQAQES